A stretch of Perognathus longimembris pacificus isolate PPM17 chromosome 1, ASM2315922v1, whole genome shotgun sequence DNA encodes these proteins:
- the Rrp7a gene encoding ribosomal RNA-processing protein 7 homolog A, with product MVARGKKGAARDSPAIPSPPGYTAIPIKFSEKQKASHYLYVKEHRVREGTQSAWPEKCTLFVLNVPPYCTEECLSRLLSPCGPVKSVELQEKPELAESPKKPESAFFQCRRVPGFQVAYVVFQRPSGVPAALSLKGPLLVSTGSHPVKSGIHKWISDYADAVPDPEALREEVDAFMEAYDRKIAEEETKAKEEEGVPDEEGWVTVTRRGRRPVLPRTEAARLRVLEREKRKRARKELLNFYAWQHRQTKMEHLAQLRKKFEEDKQRIELMRAQRKFRPY from the exons ATGGTGGCGCGCGGCAAGAAAGGCGCGGCGCGGGACTCGCCGGCTATCCCGAGTCCGCCGGGGTACACGG CCATTCCCATCAAGTTCTCAGAAAAGCAGAAGGCTTCTCATTACCTCTATGTGAAAGAGCACCGAGTTCGAGAGGGCACCCAGTCGGCGTGGCCTGAGAAGTGTACCCTTTTTGTTCTCAATGTGCCTCCATATTGCACAGAG GAGTGCCTGTCACGGCTCCTGTCCCCCTGTGGCCCCGTCAAGTCTGTGGAGTTGCAGGAGAAGCCAGAGCTGGCCGAGAGCCCCAAGAAGCCAGAGTCGGCGTTTTTCCAGTGCAGGCGTGTGCCG GGCTTCCAGGTGGCCTACGTGGTGTTCCAGCGACCAAGTGGGGTGCCTGCTGCCTTGAGCCTGAAGGGCCCTCTGCTGGTCTCCACGGGGAGTCACCCCGTGAAGAGTGGCATCCACA AGTGGATCAGTGACTATGCAGATGCGGTGCCCGACCCCGAGGCCCTCAGGGAGGAGGTGGACGCGTTCATGGAGGCCTACGACCGGAAGATAGCTGAG GAGGAGACCAAGgccaaggaggaggagggcgtGCCTGACGAGGAGGGCTGGGTGACGGTGACGCGCAGGGGCCGGCGGCCCGTGCTGCCGCGGACGGAGGCCGCCAGGCTGCGCGTGCTGGAGAGGGAGAAGCGCAAGCGCGCGCGCAAGGAGCTGCTCAACTTCTACGCCTGGCAGCACCGCCAGACCAAGATGGAGC ACCTAGCCCAGCTGCGCAAGAAGTTCGAGGAGGACAAGCAGAGGATTGAGCTGATGCGAGCCCAGCGCAAATTCCGGCCCTACTGA